The following are encoded in a window of Pristis pectinata isolate sPriPec2 chromosome 1, sPriPec2.1.pri, whole genome shotgun sequence genomic DNA:
- the chac1 gene encoding glutathione-specific gamma-glutamylcyclotransferase 1 translates to MPPQEAATGDGAAPQDRAVWIFGYGSLIWKPDFEFTSRRVGFIRGYCRRFWHGDNHYRGDKRTPGRVVTLLEDAEADTWGVAYEVRDEAASSSLERLWRRECLLGGYVCRSVQFYGREAGAATPALVYVATADNPLYLGPAEPALIAWQIVGCSGHSGRNLDYLLRLADFMRRCCPHVEDPHLFAIEAAAVVLTSAPGSPPH, encoded by the exons ATGCCGCCGCAGGAGGCAGCCACGGGAGACGGCGCCGCGCCCCAGGACCGGGCCGTGTGGATCTTCGGCTACGGCTCTCTGATCTGGAAGCCGGACTTTGAATTCACTTCCAGGAGGGTCGGTTTTATCCGCGGCTACTGCAGGAGGTTCTGGCACGGAGACAACCATTACCGCGGCGACAAGCGGACG cccgGGCGTGTCGTCACCTTACTGGAAGACGCCGAG GCCGACACCTGGGGCGTGGCCTACGAGGTGCGGGACGAGGCGGCGAGCAGCTCGCTGGAGCGGCTGTGGCGGAGGGAGTGCCTGCTGGGCGGCTACGTCTGCCGCTCGGTGCAGTTCTACGGGCGGGAGGCGGGCGCCGCCACGCCGGCGCTGGTGTACGTGGCCACGGCCGACAACCCGCTGTACCTGGGCCCGGCTGAGCCCGCACTCATCGCCTGGCAGATCGTGGGCTGCAGCGGCCACTCGGGCCGCAACCTGGACTACCTGCTGCGCCTCGCCGACTTCATGCGCCGCTGCTGCCCGCACGTCGAGGACCCGCACCTGTTCGCCATCGAGGCCGCGGCCGTGGTCCTGACCTCGGCCCCCGGCTCGCCGCCCCACTGA